A part of Podarcis muralis chromosome 13, rPodMur119.hap1.1, whole genome shotgun sequence genomic DNA contains:
- the SAXO3 gene encoding stabilizer of axonemal microtubules 3 produces the protein MAGTFSAFPFDWEVDSPTLVPRQGRRHDWRLTSSGVGLNYRPPLPFPPPYARSTIYEPLPPASEKDFRDEVIPRLTTTSQLAYGPQTHGGVLGHPRYSVAYPHWDVLYNKDLREKLQLRAWRFPLTMGNQKSETRERYPGWPNLPQEPTFHAGPQPFGLADHHLGGPSKSIVASTRNEEMAGKPFYIRDKAVLRLNDPYISVTSRDFHPFTDKERQGYARKDALSLERCGEYPVIRDPEPMRDIKVFLKATRVPRLGPHIPAVPYRGLLPLTRESYQPPHDYKRTWDRFCPVEKPPTVSCRVPVVEIMCVPRMYETEYKCYGSGKPMPV, from the exons ATGGCGGGCACTTTCTCCGCCTTCCCCTTCGACTGGGAGGTGGACTCCCCGACGCTGGTGCCCCGGCAGGGACGCAGGCATGACTGGAGGCTGACCAGCAGCGGTGTGGGGCTCAACTACCGCCCCCCGCTGCCCTTCCCGCCGCCCTATGCACGA TCTACGATCTATGAGCCGCTGCCCCCGGCATCTGAGAAAGACTTCCGAGATGAGGTCATTCCACGCTTGACAACCACCTCACAACTCGCTTATGGCCCCCAAACCCACGGGGGAGTCCTGGGTCACCCCCGCTACTCTGTCGCCTATCCGCACTGGGACGTCCTCTACAACAAGGATTTGAGAGAGAAG CTGCAGCTGAGAGCATGGAGGTTCCCGCTGACCATGGGCAACCAGAAGAGTGAGACGAGGGAACGCTACCCTGGCTGGCCCAATCTCCCACAAGAGCCCACTTTCCATGCTGGGCCTCAGCCATTTGGCTTGGCTGACCATCACCTGGGTGGACCATCCAAG TCCATTGTGGCCAGCACACGGAATGAAGAGATGGCAGGCAAACCCTTCTACATCCGGGACAAGGCAGTTCTGCGGCTTAATGACCCCTATATCTCTGTTACCAGCCGGGACTTCCATCCCTTCACTGA caAGGAACGACAAGGCTACGCCAGGAAGGATGCTCTCTCACTTGAGCGGTGTGGCGAATACCCCGTGATCCGTGATCCTGAACCAATGCGGGACATCAAGGTGTTCCTCAAAGCAACCCGAGTACCCCGTCTGGGGCCACACATACCTGCCGTTCCCTACCGGGGTCTACTTCCCCTGACCCGAGAATCCTACCAGCCTCCCCATGACTACAAGCGCACCTGGGACCGCTTCTGCCCAGTGGAGAAGCCTCCCACAGTCTCCTGCCGGGTCCCTGTGGTGGAGATCATGTGCGTTCCTCGCATGTACGAAACAGAGTATAAATGCTACGGGAGTGGCAAGCCCATGCCGGTGTGA